The Vibrio aerogenes nucleotide sequence CGTTATCAGATTAATTTTGCCAGTCGCAGCGCGGGGCTGACGGCAGAGCAAATCGTCGATCATACTGCCCTGCTGGAAGTGATCCGTGATGGCTTCGTGCTCCAGTGGGTGCACGGCATTGTGCGCAATTTCAGCCGCGGCGACACCGGCCATCATCACTCTTTCTATTCCCTGACGCTGGTGCCGTCGCTGGAGCGCCTGGCACTGCGCCGCAACAGCCGCAGTTTTCAGGATTTAACCGTGCCGGAAATCCTCTCCATCCTGATGAAAGAGATGGAAATCAACGACTATATCGACGGCATCAAACGCACCTGCGCCAAGCGGGAATTCTGCGTGCAGTATCGCGAAACCGATCTGGAATTCTTCCACCGGCTGGCGGCTGAAGAAGGGATCATGTATGCCTTTATTCACCAGAAAGACAAACATATTCTGCTGCTGACTGATGATCCGGAAGGCTTCCCGACCCGTGATGAGCCGGTGCTGTATAACAACCTTTCCGGTGGCGTGAGCGACTTACCTTATATTTCTTCACTGTCCGAGCATTATCAGTCGCAGTCGAACAAAATTCAGATGCAGGATTACAGCCTCAAAAAGCCCGGCTACAGCTTTCAGCAGAGCGCAGAAGCGGTGAATATCAACCAGCTGGAAACCTATGAATACTTCGACCATCCCGGCCGGTTTAAAGACGATGGCAATGGCAAAGCCTTTACCCAAATCCGCCTTGATGCGCTGCGCCGGGAATATCACACCGCGACCGGTAAAAGTGACCAGCCTCGTTTGCAGGCCGGGCTGCATTTTTATGTCGGCGACCACTTTGACCCGGCGATGAACCGCGACTGGATTGTGGTGGCATCCAGCCATCAGGGCAGTCAGCCACAGGCACTGGAAGAAGGCAGCAGCGCCGGGGCAACCACCTATTCCAACCAGTTTAAACTCATCCCCGGTGATAAAGTCTGGCGCGCGATGCCTGAGCCTGCCCCGCAGGTCGACGGCCCGTGTATTGCCACCGTGGTCGGCCCGGACGGCGAAGAGATTTACTGTGATGAATTTGGCCGGGTGAAGCTGCATTTCCCGTGGGACAGATACAGCAACACCGACGATAAAAGCTCGTGCTGGATCCGTGTCTCGCAAGGCTGGGCGGGGCCGCAATACGGCACCGTGATGATCCCGCGGGTGGGTCATGAAGTGGTGGTGTCTTTTCTCAACGGCGACCCCGATCAGCCGATCGTGACCGGCAGAACCTATCATGCCAGCAACAAAGCGCCGTATGCGTTGCCGGATAATAAGACCAAAACCGTGCTGCGCACCGAAACCCATCAGGGCGAAGGCTACAACGAGCTGAGTTTTGAAGATCAGTCCGGCAGCGAGCAGATCTTTATCCACGGGCAGAAAGATGCCGATCTCATTACTGAGAATGATGAGATTCATCATGTGAAACACGACCGGCACCTGACGATTGAAAACAACCGCTGGACGCACATTAAAAAAGACAGTCATCTGACGGTGGAAGAAGAAACCCGGGAGAAAATCACCGGTAATCAGAGTCTGGTGATTGATGGCGAAATGCATATCAAGGCCGGAAAAGTGTGGGTGAATGAAACCGGCACAGAAGTGCACATCAAAGCCGGTGAAACCGTGGTGCTGGAAGCCGGAAATGAGCTGACCCTGAAAGCCGGTGGCAGCTTTGTGAAAGTCGATCCGGGCGGTGTGTCGCTCAAAGGCGCGAAAGTCGGCCTGAACTCCGGCGGCAGCGCTGGCAGTGGCAGCGGTTATGCCGGAGAAGAGGCCGAGCTGCCTAATGAGCTTGAATACATCAAAGGCCCGAAAAGCGCCAAAGGTGGCGGCGGTGGCGGTACCGACCCAAGTGGCTCCGGCGGCGGCAGTGCCGGAACCGGAGCAATTGAACAGACCAACGGCGGCGGAGGCGGCGGCGCTGGAGGAGGTGGCGGCGGTGGTTCGTCATCCGGTGGCGGCGCGTCTGGTGGGTCTGCTGCGGGTGGATCGTCTTCTTCTGCTTCTGCGGGTGGCAGTGCGGCCTCAGCTGTTGCGGCAGCAGCAGGTGCGGCGGCTTCCACGGTGGCTGAAAATGTGCCGAAAATCACCAAACAGGCCCTCAAACATGCGGAAGAAAAACATGCGGCAGCAGTCAAACCCTGCCCTTACGCCAACGGAGGTGATGCATGAGTCAACCCATTCACCTCTGGCTGGCCGAACCCGCTTCATCCCGCTACTGGCTCACAGGGTATCTGCCATTTGAGCAGGCACAGCAACATGCTGCAACCCATGAAACACTTCAGGCGGCACTGGCTGATACCGGCGTTTTATTCTCCGGTCCGGCCTTTGCACAGGTGATGGCGATGTCGCCCCGGCTGGTCCGGGCTGAGACCGCCTGCCAGCTTCCGGCTGAGATCCTCAGTCAGGGCATTGGCCTTGAAAGTCAGGCGGACTATGCCGGTATGCTGGCACATCTGCGCAGCCTGCTGATGGCTGCCATGGATGGTGAGGAAGTGCTGTTTCGGTTTTATGACCCGCAGGTGCTCTTGCCGATGCTGGCAACCATGGCACAGGATGAAGTGGACTTACTGCTGGGCAATTTGTCTTGCTTGTGCGGCATCGCAGACAAGGCACCAATCCGTTATCACCGCAGCGAACAGGCTGCTTTTACCCCGCAATCCGCCACCTGGTGGAAAATTCAGCCTCATCATTTAAAACCGGTGTACAAAACAGATGTGCACGCCCGTTCGCTGGAGCGTTACTGGTGGGAGAAAATCCCCGCCACCATGAATCAGCCCGATGACCCGTATGCCCTGATCCTGAGTGCGCTGGAACAGGCGCAACAGCTGAATTACAGCGATACACAAGCGGAACTGCTGGCATTAAGCACGCTGGCGCGGGAAACCGACACCCCGGCAGAGCAACTGGCCGATGTGTTTTATTTCACCGCGGATGAACGCAATACCCTGTACAGAATCAATAAGGAGAATCAGGCATGAGTGCAACCGGCGCAGGCAGTCACTGCACGACGTGTGAAAAATACGACCACTGGATTGAGCTGGTGGTGGTGGATGAGCACAACCAGAGCTTTGACACAGTCAAAGGCACGCTGACCGATGGCAGCGGCAAAAAACACGATATCGAAATCAGCGATCAGCCACTGTTGGTGGAAGGGTTAGCACCGGGGCGGATAACACTCAGCTTGCAGAAAAAACCATGGCTGAAACAGGCGCAGGCGCGCACCCCCAATCAGGCAGACGATGACCCGGTGCAGCAGTGGCTGGATGAGAACCCGACCGGTCATGAGGCAAGCGAACGTCAGCTGCAGAACGCCACCATGGGTGATTTGGTCTCCAAAGGGAAAACCCAGAAAACCCTGCCGGAACGTCACCGGGCAGGTCAGGCAGGCGCACTCAAACTAGCCACGGATAACAGTTATGTGGTGAAAATACAGGGCGCGAATTACATCACCCTGCGGCTGGGCATGTTTTTTGATGGTACGGCGAATAATACTTATAGTGCCAACTGGGGAAAGAAAAAACTGGACGCCTACGCCGGGACCTGGCGCGGTTATTACCTCGCCAATCAAGACAAGCCTTTCAAAGACTGGCCAGCGGAAAGCCTGGAATTTCCTAATGATGACGATTTTCACTGGTTCTGGCAAAAAGATGAAGATGTGGAAAGCAGCGCTGCCAATGAGTGGACTAATGTACAGAAACTTTATGATTTATACATGGAAAAAGCTTTTAACGATGACAATTCTGTTTTCTATCATAAAGAATATATTACCGGTATCGGTACAGGTAATAGTACAGAAATAGCCAAAGCTGATGAATCCACACTAGGTCAGGGATTAGGTACCGGGGATTATGGCGTCACCGCCAAAGTCTCTACAGGGATAAAACAGTTATGTGAACAAATACCTGACTTATTCAAGTTTATTAAAGAACGTTCTCCTGAACTAGTTGATGGAATTACTAAATTCGAATTTGATGCCTTTGGTTTTAGCCGGGGAGCGGCAGCAGCCCGCCATTTTATTCATACCGTCCTCGACGGGAAAAAAAGTCAGTTTGCTAAAAAGCTGCGTAAAACCTGTCAAAAAGAGCAGATTTTTCTCACCCCGGTGTTTGACTGGAAAAACAATGAGCAGTGTGAAGTCACCTTTGCCGGAATTTTTGATACTGTCGCGGCCATTGCCCAGATGAACCACTTCGACTTTACCCCCCATAATACCCGGAACGGAAAGGTGCGCCTGTGGCTGGACCCGAAACGGGTGAAACATGCGGTCCACCTGACTGCCTCTTCACAAACAGAGTACCGCTATAACTTCTGCCTGAACCGGTTTAATCCGGCAAAGAATTTTCATGAACTGTCGCTGCCCGGTGCCCATTCGGATATTGGTGGCGGTTATTTTTCACGCCAGTCCTTCGAGCCGGATTTTTTACTGCCGCTGTTTGAACATAAGCAGATCGCACAAAAAACCCAAATCATCGATGATGACTGGTTCTCTGAACGCGAATATCAGCGTGTGAAGGCAAAGCTGACCGAAAAACTGCAAAAAACTTACCAGATGGAGGCAGAAGCCGGCTGGAATATGGCCGATTATCAGATCCGGTTTAAAAAACAGAAGCGCAAACGGGGCAACAGTGATCGCCGTACCGAGTGGAAAATTACCGGCGAATTATATATTCAGCGGATTGTCGAAGGGGATTTATCACGACTGTATCTGCGGGTGATGTATGGACTGGCTGAGTTTTATGGTGTACCAGTTTCGGACATTAACGAAAATAACTACCCGGTCTGGACAGATCCAGATGAGCTATATTATACCGTACCTGATACCCTGTTAAATTCAGTAACAAAAGAGAAATATCCCTACGGAAAACTATGTCAGGAGATACTTCAAATGGCAAAAAGTGGTGATATGAATACATTAAGTAATTCGTTGTCGCATCAAAGTTTTCAACAGAAAATGATGCAGCTTAATTTGATTCATCATTCATCGTCAACCGGGATCGCTAATCCACCCAATCTCAAACATGGACATTATGAACGTGAAGTTTTTGCCTGCAATAAAAATGATTAAATTTGGCCTTGGTTGTATTTTTACATTGGTATCAGTGTTTGGCTGTGCCTCATCGCCCCCGAAAGATATGCCCGCATGGAAAATTACCATAGCGACTCCCAGCTTTTATAACGTTCGGGTGACAGGAGCATATGGTGTCAATGAGGCCGAAGACTGGACAGTCTTAGTCCATAACTTCACCCAATTATCATGGAGAAATGGCATAGAAAAAACAAAAAAATGGCTATCAAATAATAGTTATGACGGTTTTGGAATACCTTTAAATCCACTGGTCAATATCACCAGCAGACAAATTGGCAGTGGCACCAAGGTATTACCCAGCAGTATCTATGTTTACTGGGTTTCTTATGTCAATCAACCTAAATTCTATGTGACCAGATATGATGTACCAGAAAAGGTACGCAAATATATCCAAACTAAAGATTTTTATACAAGCCGGGATGGTAAAAAACAGTCTTGCTACAAAACAGATTTTGTTTTTGGCTTATTACCCAATGGCCACGCAAAAGTCTGGTTAGCCGGATGTATGACTTATACTTATGTTACTGAACTACCACCAGCACTGGAACCGGAACGAGATTATAATGGCTTCACTTTGGATCATTATCGAAATCCGAAAAGTGGTACTAAAAGAACCGTCATTGATCGGGCCAAAAAAGCCGGAGTCACCATCGACCCAATCCCATGGGATAAAGTCAATCAAATCTACTGGAACAATAAAACTGATAAAGTCGATTCAATTGAAGATTATCTGCCAAAGGCGGAGCAATAAATCCATGCAACCAATCTGTCGCAGCCTTATCAAGATGTTGTCTGTCGTAATAATTGGTGGCTGCGCCTCTTCGCCCCCGAAAGATATGCCTGTATGGGAAATTACCATAGCGACTCCCAGCTTTTATTCTGTTGGTGTTATAGAAGCTTATGGTGTCAATGAGAAAGAAGACTGGACGGTACTAGTTCATAGCTTTATGCAAATTTCCTGGAGAAATGGGATTGATAGAGCGAAAGAGTGGCTGTCAAATAATAGTTATGACGGTTTTGGAATACCTTTAAATCCACTGGTCAATATCACCAGCAGACAAATTGGCAGTGGCACCAAGGTGCTACCCGAGAGTATCTATATCTTTTGGATCTCTTATATCCATCAGCCTAAGTTCTATGTCACCAAATATGATGTACCGGAAAAAGTGCGCCAGTTTATCCAGACCAGACGGACCTATATTCGGCGGGATGGTGTAAAACGTCCATGTTATAAAACAGATTTTGTGTTTGGTTTATTGCCCAATGGCCACGCAAAAGTCTGGCTGGAGGGCTGCGCTACCTATACATATGTTACAGAGCTACCACCAGCACTGGAACCGGAACGAGATTATAATGGCTTCACTTTGGATCATTATCGAAATCCGAAAAGTGGTACTAAAAGAACCGTCATTGATCGGGCCAAAAAAGCCGGAGTCACCATCGACCCAATCCCATGGGATAAAGTCAATCAAGTCTACTGGAACAAAAAACGGTATAAAGTCGATTCAATTGAAGATTATCAGCCAAAGGCGGAGCAATAAATCCATGCAACCAACCTGTCGCAGCCTTATCAAGATGTTGTCTGTCGTAATAATTGGTGGCTGCGCCTCGTCGCCCCCGGAGGATATGCCCGCATGGAAAATTACCATTGCCAGTCCCAGCTTTTATTCAGTTGGCATCACTGAGGCTTATGGAGTCAATGAAGCTAAAGACTGGACGGTATTTGTCCATAACTTTACTCAACTGTCGTGGAGAAATGGGATAGATAAAGCAACAAAATGGCTACCCGATGCTGACTATGATGGCTTTGGTATCCCATTACACTCTTTTGTCAATCTATCAAGTCGACAAATTGGTAGTGGAACTAAGGAGCTGCCCGACAGTATCTATATTTACTGGATCTCTTATATCCATCAGCCTAAGTTCTATGTCAACAAATATGATGTACCGGAAAAAGTACGTCAGGTTATTCAGACCAGGCGGTCTTTTGTTCGTCCCGATGGGGTAAAGCGTCCGTGCTATAAAACAAATTTTGTGTTTGGTCTATTACCCAATGGCCACGCAAAAGTCTGGCTGGAGGGATGTGCCACTTATACCTATGTCACTGAACTCCCACCAATCTTAACACCGGCTAAAGACTCCAGTGGTTTTGGCCCGGGACGTTATTCCGGTGGTGATGCATCTTTAAAAAAACGGGCGGAAAAAGCAGGTGTCACAACCCCGCTGTATCCAATCCCATGGGATAAAGTCAATCAAGTCTACTGGAACAAAAAACGGTACAAAGTCGATTCAATTGAAGATTATCTGCATGAATAAAACAGATCAGCAGCGAACACGGCAAATCACAACATGGCTCAAGCAGGATATGCTGCGGATGAAAGCACTTGAGTGCGTTCGCTTACTGGGGTTACCAGACTGCTATATTGCCGCCGGTTTTCTGCGTAATCTGGTCTGGGACCACCAGCATGACAAGCCCAATGCGACACCGCTTAATGATGTGGATGTGATCTACTTTGATAAGAAGGAACCGCAGCCAGCGCGCTATCTGCACTATGAACAGCTGCTGAAAGCCATGCTGCCACAGGTGCAATGGCAGGTGCGTAATCAGGCCCGGATGCATGTAAGAAATGGAGACGCCCCCTACCACAGCTCACTCGATGCGATGCGTTACTGGCCGGAGAAAGAAACAGCCGTCGCGGTCCGCTTGCTTGATGATGGTTCGCTCGACTATCTTGCCGCCTTTGACTTTAACAGCTTGTTTGCCGGGAAAGTCACACATAACCCCCGGCGTGACTACGCGATTTTTGTACAGCGGGTGAACACCAAAGGCTGGCTGAACCAATGGCCAAAACTTCGGCTGTTCAGCCTCCGCTAAGCTATATTCAAAGTATCACCGGCTCATCCTCTGTCACCCCATGAAACATATCAAAACAATTCATCTGATTCGTCATGCCAAATCCAGCTGGAAAGATGAGTCGCTGGCCGATATCAAACGGCCGTTGAACAAACGCGGCTTGCGCACGGCGCCTGTGATGGCAAAAGTTATCTGTCAGGCCGGATGCGACTTTCAGGCAGTTTTTTGCAGCCCGGCAGTCAGAGCACAAGCAACCATTCAACTGATGCATCAGTCACTGCCTGAACTTGATTTTCACTGGGAAACCATCGCGGATTTGTATACGTTTGACAGCCGCGATCTGCTGGCATGGTGCCGTTCGATGGATGACTCGCTGAATGAGATTGTCATCGTCGGCCATAACCCGGCCCTGACGGATTTATGTGAAATGCTGAGTGGTTGTGAAATCAAGCATATTCCGACGTGTGGTTATGTAAAACTGGTTTCCGCATCGCCGCTCAAATGGCATCAGATTGTGGGAAAAAGCTTTCACATGGCCGCATTTTTAAAACCAAATCAATTCATGTAAAACCAAAGCAGCTCATGTATAACCAAAATAGCTCATGTATAACCAAAATAGCTCAGCCCGACGAAATGACATCAGCGATCTGAGGATAAGTAGCCGGATAAAAAAATACCCCGCCAAAGCGAGGTATCTGAATATGTACAAGCTGAAAATGATCAGGCCAGTTGTGCCAGTAATGCTTTTGCCACACCTTCAGAGCTGGCCGGGTTTTGTCCGGTCACCAGCTTGCCGTCTTCGACAATGTAGGGTGCCCAGTCAGCGCCTTTTTCATACAGCCCGCCCAGACGAATGAATTCATCTTCAATCAGGAATGGCACCACGTCAGTCAGCTCAACACCGGCTTCTTCACTGTTGGTAAAGCCGGTCACTTTTCGGCCTTTGATCAACGGTTCACCGTTAGCCGCTTTGACATGGCGCAATACACCGGAAGCGTGGCAGACAAAACCAATCGGCTTGCCAGCGCGTTCGAATGACTCAATCAGGCTGATAGATTTTTCAGATTCAGCCAGATCCCACAATGGCCCGTGACCACCCGGATAAAAGACGGTATCAAACTCATCGTGATTGATTGTTTCAAGCTTGACGGTATTGGCCAGCGCTTCCTGTGCAACCGGGTCCGCTTTGAAGCGATGTGTCAGCTCAGTCTGGAAATCTTCTAAATCACTTTTCGGATCCAGCGGTGGCTGACCACCCAGTGGAGAAGCTAATACAATCTCTGCGCCTGCATCTTTGAAAATGTAATAAGGGGCCGCAAATTCTTCCAGCCAGAAGCCGGTTTTTCCACCTGTGTTGCCCAGTTCGCTGTGAGAGGTGATTACCATTAATACTTTCATTGCTTTCTCCTGTTACCGTGAAGTTCACGGTCATCTGATTGAGTTGTTGCTGCACGACCCCTTTGCTTTGATGGCGCTCTGAATCCTGCATCTTGAGGTCACTTGGGTATATTGTTTATCTGTGTTATTTCAGCATCTCTGTCAGCATTTCCTGCTTTTGCTGATAAGGTGCCTGAAGCCGCTGACTCAGTTCGCTGTTCCGGCTTTGGACCACAACCGGTTTCGCATGGGAGAACCGGCGGAAACCGTGAATCCCGTGGTACGCACCGATACCGGAAGCTCCGACCCCGCCAAATGGCAGGCTATCAATGGTGGCATGGCTCATGATGTCATTGACCACCAGCGCCCCGGAAGTTGTCCGGCTGGCAAAGGCCTGCTGTTTTGCTTCCTCTTCGCCAAAATAGTAAGCCGCCAGTGGCCTTGGGTGTGCGTTAATATAATCAATCGCCTCACCGGTACTCTGGCAGGTCATCACCGGCAACAGCGGACCAAAAATTTCTTCCTGCATGATCTGCATGTCGTCGGTCACATTCAGCACCAGATGCGGGGCGATTTTCCGGCTGAGCTCATCAAAATCAGGCTCACCTTCCGGCGCCAGGCTGATAATTTCAGCCCCTTTTTGTCTGGCATCTTCCAGTAACGAGATCAGACGCTGATAATGGCGCGGTGAAACAATCGAAGTATAGTCTTCATTGTCTTGCAGTTGCGGGAAACTTTGTGCCATAAATGCTTTGGATGCGGTCACAAAGTCCGCGACCTTCGCCTGTGGCATCAGCATGTAATCCGGTGACAGGCAAATTTGCCCGACATTAAATGTTTTCACCGTCAGTGTGCGCTCTGCAACATGCGTTGCGTCGGCACTATCGTCCACCACAACCGGAGATTTCCCCCCGAGCTCCAGTGTCACCGGCACCAGATTCTCTGCCGCTGCCCGCATAACATGGCGGCCAACGCTGGTACTGCCGGTAAAAATCAGGTGATCAAATGGCAGTGTACTGAATGCCTGCGCCGTATCGGCTTCTCCCAGCACCACGGTCAGTTCTTCCGGATCAAAATAACGGGCGACTAGCTCAGCCAGTAATGATGACGTTGCCGGGGTAAGTTCTGACGGCTTGAGCATCGCAGTATTGCCTGCGGCAAATACGCCCGCTAAAGGTCCAAAAGATAAATTCACCGGAAAATTCCACGGACTGATAATGCCAACCACGCCCAGAGGCTGAGACTGAATCCAGGCCTGGGTTGTACTATCCGGCGTTTCTGCCTGTTCCGGCTGCATCCACTGTTCCAGATGGTCTGCTGCATGTTTTAAAGCGTTGATTGTTGTTGCGACATCCGCCACTAAAGACTGATAAATACTGCGGTGACCGAAGTCAGCACGCATCGCCTGCGTCAGTAACTGATGATTTTCCTGAATCAGGCGGATACTGCGCATCAGTCGATCGCGACGGAGTTCGGCACTGGCAGGGCCTGCCGCCAGTTGTGCCCGTTTCATACGGTTCAGGATAGCGTTCATATCATCAAGAGATTGTGCGGTCATGGCTGTCTTCCTTTGGCTTTTACTGATTTTTCAGCGTGACGTTATCGATTATTTCACTCGCTGTTTGCGTTGAAATCATCATACGACTGATTGCAGTGCAGAGGCTAACAATGCTATTTTACCGGGGGTATAAATATATTTATGGGCTTATCATGTCACTGGTTCGTTTACGTACATTTATTGAAGTTTACCGGCAAGGTTCTATCAGCGGCGCAGCGCGGTCACTCAATCTGACTCAGCCTGCGGTGTCACAGCATATTGCCGGGCTGGAAGTCGCCATTGGCCGGAATTTATTTGAACGCCAGCCGGATGGCGTGAAGCCGACATCAACCGCCGACGATCTGGCAGCTGACATCGGTGATAAGCTGGACAGTGCCGAAGCCGCACTCGCCTCGGCACGGGCCAGATCAATGGATGTCGCCGGTGCCTTACAGATTATCGGCCACGCCGATTTTATGGCAGAAGTGCTGGCGAAAGAGCTGACGCCATTGCTGGAAGACGGAATCCGGGTGCGCATGCATACCGGCGACGGTCCGATGGTCAATCAGATGTTACTGGAAGGCCACTGCGATCTGGGGATTTCAGCCCATCCGGTGACCGACAGCCGGCTGAAAAGCGAGTTAATTCTGACGGATAAAGTACTGGCCGTTGCCGCACCATCAGTGGCTGAACGGCTGAATCAGTCCGGCGATTTACTGACCGCAATGACCCGG carries:
- a CDS encoding SixA phosphatase family protein gives rise to the protein MKHIKTIHLIRHAKSSWKDESLADIKRPLNKRGLRTAPVMAKVICQAGCDFQAVFCSPAVRAQATIQLMHQSLPELDFHWETIADLYTFDSRDLLAWCRSMDDSLNEIVIVGHNPALTDLCEMLSGCEIKHIPTCGYVKLVSASPLKWHQIVGKSFHMAAFLKPNQFM
- a CDS encoding DUF2931 family protein — encoded protein: MIKFGLGCIFTLVSVFGCASSPPKDMPAWKITIATPSFYNVRVTGAYGVNEAEDWTVLVHNFTQLSWRNGIEKTKKWLSNNSYDGFGIPLNPLVNITSRQIGSGTKVLPSSIYVYWVSYVNQPKFYVTRYDVPEKVRKYIQTKDFYTSRDGKKQSCYKTDFVFGLLPNGHAKVWLAGCMTYTYVTELPPALEPERDYNGFTLDHYRNPKSGTKRTVIDRAKKAGVTIDPIPWDKVNQIYWNNKTDKVDSIEDYLPKAEQ
- a CDS encoding DUF2931 family protein — encoded protein: MQPICRSLIKMLSVVIIGGCASSPPKDMPVWEITIATPSFYSVGVIEAYGVNEKEDWTVLVHSFMQISWRNGIDRAKEWLSNNSYDGFGIPLNPLVNITSRQIGSGTKVLPESIYIFWISYIHQPKFYVTKYDVPEKVRQFIQTRRTYIRRDGVKRPCYKTDFVFGLLPNGHAKVWLEGCATYTYVTELPPALEPERDYNGFTLDHYRNPKSGTKRTVIDRAKKAGVTIDPIPWDKVNQVYWNKKRYKVDSIEDYQPKAEQ
- a CDS encoding nucleotidyltransferase family protein; the encoded protein is MNKTDQQRTRQITTWLKQDMLRMKALECVRLLGLPDCYIAAGFLRNLVWDHQHDKPNATPLNDVDVIYFDKKEPQPARYLHYEQLLKAMLPQVQWQVRNQARMHVRNGDAPYHSSLDAMRYWPEKETAVAVRLLDDGSLDYLAAFDFNSLFAGKVTHNPRRDYAIFVQRVNTKGWLNQWPKLRLFSLR
- a CDS encoding phospholipase effector Tle1 domain-containing protein, translating into MSATGAGSHCTTCEKYDHWIELVVVDEHNQSFDTVKGTLTDGSGKKHDIEISDQPLLVEGLAPGRITLSLQKKPWLKQAQARTPNQADDDPVQQWLDENPTGHEASERQLQNATMGDLVSKGKTQKTLPERHRAGQAGALKLATDNSYVVKIQGANYITLRLGMFFDGTANNTYSANWGKKKLDAYAGTWRGYYLANQDKPFKDWPAESLEFPNDDDFHWFWQKDEDVESSAANEWTNVQKLYDLYMEKAFNDDNSVFYHKEYITGIGTGNSTEIAKADESTLGQGLGTGDYGVTAKVSTGIKQLCEQIPDLFKFIKERSPELVDGITKFEFDAFGFSRGAAAARHFIHTVLDGKKSQFAKKLRKTCQKEQIFLTPVFDWKNNEQCEVTFAGIFDTVAAIAQMNHFDFTPHNTRNGKVRLWLDPKRVKHAVHLTASSQTEYRYNFCLNRFNPAKNFHELSLPGAHSDIGGGYFSRQSFEPDFLLPLFEHKQIAQKTQIIDDDWFSEREYQRVKAKLTEKLQKTYQMEAEAGWNMADYQIRFKKQKRKRGNSDRRTEWKITGELYIQRIVEGDLSRLYLRVMYGLAEFYGVPVSDINENNYPVWTDPDELYYTVPDTLLNSVTKEKYPYGKLCQEILQMAKSGDMNTLSNSLSHQSFQQKMMQLNLIHHSSSTGIANPPNLKHGHYEREVFACNKND
- a CDS encoding DUF4123 domain-containing protein yields the protein MSQPIHLWLAEPASSRYWLTGYLPFEQAQQHAATHETLQAALADTGVLFSGPAFAQVMAMSPRLVRAETACQLPAEILSQGIGLESQADYAGMLAHLRSLLMAAMDGEEVLFRFYDPQVLLPMLATMAQDEVDLLLGNLSCLCGIADKAPIRYHRSEQAAFTPQSATWWKIQPHHLKPVYKTDVHARSLERYWWEKIPATMNQPDDPYALILSALEQAQQLNYSDTQAELLALSTLARETDTPAEQLADVFYFTADERNTLYRINKENQA
- a CDS encoding DUF2931 family protein; this encodes MPAWKITIASPSFYSVGITEAYGVNEAKDWTVFVHNFTQLSWRNGIDKATKWLPDADYDGFGIPLHSFVNLSSRQIGSGTKELPDSIYIYWISYIHQPKFYVNKYDVPEKVRQVIQTRRSFVRPDGVKRPCYKTNFVFGLLPNGHAKVWLEGCATYTYVTELPPILTPAKDSSGFGPGRYSGGDASLKKRAEKAGVTTPLYPIPWDKVNQVYWNKKRYKVDSIEDYLHE
- a CDS encoding coniferyl aldehyde dehydrogenase gives rise to the protein MTAQSLDDMNAILNRMKRAQLAAGPASAELRRDRLMRSIRLIQENHQLLTQAMRADFGHRSIYQSLVADVATTINALKHAADHLEQWMQPEQAETPDSTTQAWIQSQPLGVVGIISPWNFPVNLSFGPLAGVFAAGNTAMLKPSELTPATSSLLAELVARYFDPEELTVVLGEADTAQAFSTLPFDHLIFTGSTSVGRHVMRAAAENLVPVTLELGGKSPVVVDDSADATHVAERTLTVKTFNVGQICLSPDYMLMPQAKVADFVTASKAFMAQSFPQLQDNEDYTSIVSPRHYQRLISLLEDARQKGAEIISLAPEGEPDFDELSRKIAPHLVLNVTDDMQIMQEEIFGPLLPVMTCQSTGEAIDYINAHPRPLAAYYFGEEEAKQQAFASRTTSGALVVNDIMSHATIDSLPFGGVGASGIGAYHGIHGFRRFSHAKPVVVQSRNSELSQRLQAPYQQKQEMLTEMLK
- a CDS encoding type 1 glutamine amidotransferase domain-containing protein is translated as MKVLMVITSHSELGNTGGKTGFWLEEFAAPYYIFKDAGAEIVLASPLGGQPPLDPKSDLEDFQTELTHRFKADPVAQEALANTVKLETINHDEFDTVFYPGGHGPLWDLAESEKSISLIESFERAGKPIGFVCHASGVLRHVKAANGEPLIKGRKVTGFTNSEEAGVELTDVVPFLIEDEFIRLGGLYEKGADWAPYIVEDGKLVTGQNPASSEGVAKALLAQLA
- a CDS encoding type VI secretion system Vgr family protein — encoded protein: MSGLGFRLTIDGVEDDTLVVRDFQGCDAISAGTDGLGSPVYGYRYQINFASRSAGLTAEQIVDHTALLEVIRDGFVLQWVHGIVRNFSRGDTGHHHSFYSLTLVPSLERLALRRNSRSFQDLTVPEILSILMKEMEINDYIDGIKRTCAKREFCVQYRETDLEFFHRLAAEEGIMYAFIHQKDKHILLLTDDPEGFPTRDEPVLYNNLSGGVSDLPYISSLSEHYQSQSNKIQMQDYSLKKPGYSFQQSAEAVNINQLETYEYFDHPGRFKDDGNGKAFTQIRLDALRREYHTATGKSDQPRLQAGLHFYVGDHFDPAMNRDWIVVASSHQGSQPQALEEGSSAGATTYSNQFKLIPGDKVWRAMPEPAPQVDGPCIATVVGPDGEEIYCDEFGRVKLHFPWDRYSNTDDKSSCWIRVSQGWAGPQYGTVMIPRVGHEVVVSFLNGDPDQPIVTGRTYHASNKAPYALPDNKTKTVLRTETHQGEGYNELSFEDQSGSEQIFIHGQKDADLITENDEIHHVKHDRHLTIENNRWTHIKKDSHLTVEEETREKITGNQSLVIDGEMHIKAGKVWVNETGTEVHIKAGETVVLEAGNELTLKAGGSFVKVDPGGVSLKGAKVGLNSGGSAGSGSGYAGEEAELPNELEYIKGPKSAKGGGGGGTDPSGSGGGSAGTGAIEQTNGGGGGGAGGGGGGGSSSGGGASGGSAAGGSSSSASAGGSAASAVAAAAGAAASTVAENVPKITKQALKHAEEKHAAAVKPCPYANGGDA